From Echinicola soli, a single genomic window includes:
- a CDS encoding RluA family pseudouridine synthase translates to MKKLDFEDLILFQNDDYIVINKPPYLSTLDDRHERQNILHLAKDYISDAQMCHRLDKETSGCLVIAKNPDAYRNIAIQFEHRKVEKIYHAVAEGIHEYDHKLVDRNLAATNKGIAKISIKGKPATTYFTTLKTYAMHSLIECKPVSGRLHQIRVHLSYLGAPICGDEMYGGKPLYLSALKRKFNLKKGTEEFPIMQRVSLHAYSISFEGMDGQPIEVTAPYPKDFAVLIKQLEKK, encoded by the coding sequence ATGAAGAAGTTAGATTTCGAAGATCTTATTCTGTTTCAAAATGATGACTATATTGTCATCAACAAGCCTCCATACTTATCGACCTTAGACGATAGGCATGAAAGACAAAACATCCTTCACTTGGCCAAAGATTACATTTCAGATGCCCAAATGTGTCACCGATTGGACAAGGAAACTTCAGGATGTTTGGTTATTGCAAAAAATCCGGATGCATACCGTAATATTGCGATCCAATTTGAACACAGAAAAGTCGAAAAAATCTACCACGCCGTGGCAGAGGGGATCCATGAATACGACCATAAACTCGTAGACAGGAACTTGGCAGCGACCAATAAAGGTATCGCCAAGATCAGCATCAAGGGAAAACCCGCCACGACCTATTTCACCACGCTGAAAACCTACGCCATGCATTCATTGATCGAATGCAAGCCGGTTTCGGGAAGACTGCACCAAATCAGGGTTCACCTGTCGTATTTGGGAGCACCTATCTGTGGCGATGAAATGTACGGCGGTAAGCCGCTATACCTTTCAGCACTTAAAAGAAAATTTAACCTGAAGAAGGGAACAGAAGAATTTCCGATCATGCAACGTGTTTCACTGCATGCTTATTCCATCTCCTTTGAGGGAATGGACGGCCAGCCCATTGAGGTGACCGCCCCTTACCCCAAGGATTTTGCGGTATTGATAAAACAGTTGGAAAAGAAGTAG